The genomic interval CTCGGCCGGTGTACAGTAAGGGGCTCTCAGGCAGAGTGGGACAGTCCAGGACGCCCGGGCCCAGTGGAGCGGCCCTGTGTGCCTGGCCTATCTGTCCCGCCCCACACCTGCCGGGTTGGGAGCCCGGGGGCCTGAGCAGGGGCCGTACGGACGGTGGGCTCCTGGTGGGACCACGTGAGCCCGCAGTGAACCCTGCACACACACCTCACCCTGCAGGCCGGCCCGCCGTCAGCTGGTGTCTGGGGTGGATTTCCAACCCTCAGGCACACAGGCCACTGTGTCTCTGCTCCTGGTGACGGGCACAGAGGTGAAAAGGCTGCGGGCCAGCCGAGGGCTCCCAGATGGTTTCGGGGGGACCAGGGAGGTGGCAACGGGGGGGACCAGCAGCCTCATCCAATCTGTCACACTTGGAAAAACTGTGCACGCCAGACAGACCAGTAGGCAGGATGACGCTGAGTCAAACCAGCTCCGTCACTTCGCCTCCAGAGTCCTGCGTGTCACAGGCATTGGGGAGGGACAGACGTCTGGCCCAGCCCGGAATTTCACCCCAATTCCTCCACGAGGGACGGCAGTTATCACCACGGGTGTTAAACAGCACAGGGCATGCCAGGTGGGAACCACCTTTGGGGACAACTCAGCCCCGTGAGCACCGGCATCTGTTTCCTGCTCTTACGAACCCAAACCCCAGCAGCTGTTTTCTCTGGCACAGCCGCAGCCGGACTCTCGGCCTCCATAACAGGAACTCCATGGGCGTGGATGGCCCCGCCGGCGCTGTGTCCACCCGGGCCTCTGCCCCTCCCTGTGACCTGAGCTTCCTGCACCCGGTGATCAGCCGGGGGCAGGCCTAACCTGTCCACAGGGCCTGCACAAGCCCAGCCCACCTGCTGCCCGGAAAATAGACCTTTGGGGCCTTGAAAGGTGCCCAGTGCTCTGCGTCACAAAGAGTCgggccctgggacttccctggcggtccagtggctaagactctgcactcccaatgcagggggcccaggttcgatccctggtcggagaactagatcccgcatgctgcaactaaaaattccgcatgccgcaactaaaagatccagCACACGGCAACGAAAATCCTGTGTGCTCTCAACAAGACCTGacgaagccaaataaataaatacatatttaaaaaaacaaaaacaagaacaaaaaagcaGGCCCTGGCCGGTAACTGTGTCCCAAGCAAGGACTGGGGATGTAATACAATTCCACGTCACGTGTCTCAGCTCCATCACTAACAGCCCTGGGCAGGTGGACCACCCAGCACAGGTAAGCTGCCTGCTGGCTCCACCCCTTTCACCTGCACTGATGGGACGAACTTTGCTCTCCTCCAGAACACTCTGTCACAGGTTCCACCTATTTCTGCTTCAGTGACTCCTTAGAGAATCTCAGGAAAGCTGtggtccccaccccccaaaaaagtcacACTCGGACCCCCCAGCCCATCCTGTGGGGCACACGGGCCGAGGTGAGGAGCGTCTGACTTCAAAGGAGAGGCCGTGGGTTGCAGGCCAGTGAGCGGCTCCAGGCAGGACTTCTCCTGGCCGTTGACTCGCTAATGAGCTCCAGGCATCTCGAAGGTGGATCCGGGGAGCTCGCCCAAGCTTATCTGGCCTCAATCTCCCCCTTTTGGTTTACCTTAAAGCacataagtgatttttaaatgatgacaGTTATTTAACACTATATTgcttcaaaatgaatgaatgaattgtttAAAACCTGCCAGTGTCTACAACTAcaggggtggggtcaggggagaGGCCCAGGCTTTGATGCCCACAACGCAATCCAGCGGGGAAGCAGCCAGCTGGAGGAGCCCCTGGGATGCTGAGAAGGGGCACGGGGGCACTGGCCCCGGGGAACTGGCCCTTCAGGCCTCAGGGTGCCCGTGAGGAGGCACACAGCCACCGGGAGGCCCCGCCAGGCCGCACCTCGCTTCTCTGACTCTCATGGACTCCCAACCTCACGCTGGCCCTGCTCAGACGAGGGGCTGTGCCCTGCAGATCCGTCCAGGACCCCCAGCCTCTGCTCTACCATCACCCACCACGGTGCCCCCACCAGCCCGCTCCCCACCAGGACCCAGGCCTGAGGACACACGTGCCACCAGCGGCTGGCGGCCCCGGGCACCCAGCACCCACGGCACCAGGCCCTCACCTTGCTCGCAGTTCTTCCCGCCGAAGCGGAGCGGGCACTCACACAGGTACGTGTTCCAGCCGCTGACACAGGTGCCCCCGTTCTGACACCAGGTCCCATCGCAGAAGTTCCTCTGAGCAGCGCAGCCTGGAAACAGAGGGCATTGCGTGCTCTCAGAGCGGGAAACAGAGGCAGAGCGTGACTCAGGGGGACTGTCCCTGTTTCCTAGCTCCGACCCACGTGCTGGGGAAACACCCCCTGTGGACACAGCCGGAGGAAGGCGGGCAGGCCTCGGACCCTCTGGGGCTGTCAGAACCTAAGACCTGACATGGCATGGAACGTACTGCCCATGTCCGGAGACTCTGGGCCTCTGGGCCACCCCACCCTCTGGCTCGTGGGGTCGTCTGGTGACCGGCTCAAGACCCTGGGGTTGCGTGTCCGGGTCAGCGGCAGGCCCGCCCACAGCTTCACCACCGCTCCAACGCTGCAGGACCCCAGGCCCGAGAGCAGCTGGGCGCACACGGCTCAGTCCCCCAGGATGTGGAGGGGGCCCCTCCCGCGTGGCCGCCGCAGCCCCACGATTCCCCGGGCATCCTGCCGTACCTGCCCTGGTGCCATTGTTGGCGATGAAGCCGGCCATGTCCACGTTCCTGCCGTCGATGGACAGGTTCCGCATGCAGCCCACAAACTGCCGGTTCTGCACCGGGAAGTCTTCGGGCAGGTTGGGGACGCCCCCCAGGAGCAGGGGGCCTGTCAGATCCAGGGACCTGTGGAGGCGACACCAACCTCTGGATGGCCGGGCGGCAAGAGGAGCCCCGACGCTGCTGTAACGTCCCAGGGGCCTCTGCCGCAGGGCACGCTCATCATCCGACCGTCAATAATCCAACGGGTGCAGAGGCCAGGGAAGCAGGCGGCCAACAGGCCCAAACACACGTGTCAGATCCGACTTCCGGTGCCACCACCGGCTCGCAGCCTCTCTGCCCCTTGTGTCAGCTCCCGACCAACTGGAGGTTTTGGGTGATCGTCCGAGTGCTGACTGCTGGCCGGGCCGGTCCACACCAAAACAGGACGCCACCTTCCTCTGGCCTCTAATGGCCTTGAGGGGCGTTCACAGCAAACTAGAACCCTGGCTCTGCAGGAGCATTGGCATGGCTTTGGGCAAGGAGCTGAACCGCTCCAGGGCACGGCTGTCCCATCAGTAAGATGGGCGCGTCCCACCTGCATCACAGCTGCGGGGAATCCGATGACAAAGGTGTATTTCACACCAGACGCTCAGGACAGACCAGGCTCTTCTAACTGGTAGGCCAGGTTCTTTGAACTGTAGACCAGGTTCTTCTAAGCTTATTAAACATCCCACCAAAACACAATTAGGGATGAGTCCAGCATAAACCTTTGCTCTGAGATTTGAAGCTGGCATTACAAACATCCATGTCAGCATTTCTCTGACCTGAGTTAGGATGGGCCCTGGGGACCCCCAGATCCACATGGTGACATGGCCACTCTGATCTAATGGAGGGGATTACTGACTGAACACTGAATCACAGGGACCAGCACTTACTGGAACAAAGTCAGGGACCCTGTGGAGACAGGGCTGGGGATGGCTTCTGGGGTCAGCAAGCCGGCCGTCACAACCCTGGGGATGGCCTGGCCACTACTTTGGCAGATGATGCTAAGGGGACTTATTCTAGAAGGTTCTAATGTgttggagggaaggggagggaatgtGACTCCAGCCCAGATTGGGGCTGCCAGGGCACTGGGTCGAGTGCCCTGTGTCGGGGTCCTGACCTGGGCAACCCCTTTTGGAGCAGCGGCCATGGGGGGTGGACACCAGGGCCCGTCTCCTGGGACACTCACTTTTTAGAGCCACTCTGAGTGCCCTGAGCGGCACAGCTGTAGTTCCCAACGAAGCTGCCAAAGCGCACGGCCACGGCCGTGTCACAGTCGTCCACAGTCACCACAGCCACCTTCTCTCCAGACGGCCCGTGGGGCAGGCCGAGGCGGCCGATGTTGGGCTGTGGGAAGAGAAAGCACGGAGGCGTCAGCGTGTTCTCCCACCAGCGTCCCCGACTGATTCCCCAGCCCCTGCACACGTCCCCCGACCCATGGAGGGTGAGAGGCCCCCTGGCCTCGTGTTGAATTAGTCCCCAAACCAGCTGTACTGGATTAACAGTGAGCCCCCCAAATTTATGTCcttcccagaacctcagaatgtgaccttatttggaaataggcgtCTTGCAGATGTAATTGGTTAGGATGAGGCCATATCGCAGTAggatggaccctaatccaatgtgactggtgtccttataagaaagacacagagacagagacacagggagacaTCGTGGGACAACTGAGGCAGAGACcggagtgatgctgccacaagtcAAGGATGCCAGCACCCCCAGAATCTGCACGAGACGAGAAGGACCCTTCCCTAGAGCCCTCGGGGGGCgcagccctgcagacaccttcaTTTCCGAACtgggagagaatacatttctgctgttttaagccccccagtttgtggattttgttacagcagccgacACCAAAGCCCCAGGACCCCTCCTTCTGAATACCTGATTCTGCCTGTGAGTCCAAGCACGGCCCGGACCCTGTCCACGCACCGCCTCACCAGGCTCCTGCCCGCTCCGGGCTCCTGGGGTGCAGACTGCCCGGCCTGCAGACGgccccccgcctcccccaccTGGCGTGGTGCTCCCCAACTGGGCCGGGAAGCTGGCGACCCCCAGTGCGCACAGTCACCCCTGGGCTCACGCCCTTCCTCACCCAGGGAGGACCCTCCAGTCCCTTTTGCTGGCCCGAGGTCGACCACCCTTTCTGCCCCCAGACcaagcccccccccgccccccagcttcCCCCCTACGCCCGCCAGATGTCCCTGCGGTTCTCATGCACTCAGTCTCCCTGCCCAGGGCTGGTTACGAGAATCCCTCTGGGACCAGCGACACAGGGTGCAGCCCGCCCACTTCTGGAAGAAGCAGGTCCCCCTCTTAAGGAGGCTGTGGTTCGCATCCAGGTCGACCCTCTCTCCCCAGGCAGCCCGCCCGTCGCGGGCATCCCTCACCAGCCTCCTGGCCGCCCTTTGAGGACACCGGGCACATCCGCCCAGACAGCCCTCAGCCTCCTTCTAGCAGGGGACGTGGAGCCTGTTCGCACCGGCCACGTAATGTGGGACAGGCTCAATGTTCCAGACCTGCAGAGGGCGGGCTCGGGCTCAGCCAGGCCCCTGGACTTCCTTCCCCATCTGTACGACCTAGATGACAAGACCTGCATTCTGTGAGGTGGCCTGTTGGTTAACCCAGATGGTGCACGTGAAGGGCCACCAAGCCTCACCATCCGCACCCAACACGCAgtggcccccttcctccccacggAGAGAACACTTTCTCCCAGTCCCAGCAGCGCCCTCCCATCACCCATACAAACAAGGGCCTAGTGCCTCCACGTGACAGCTCTGGGGTCAGGTCGAGTTTATAGCTTGATGTAATTTGATGCTTCTTTATAATAATATTAGAAACGGGGAGTTGTAAAGACATAGGGAATTTAATTAAATCATCCTCAAGGTCTTTTAACAGGGAAATAACAACTGCACGATTCATTCCAAACCATCAGTTTTTTTAACAGGAACAAGGAAGTATCCATTTGATTGAGGACCCTGGGCTGAAAGGCAGGACGTGGAGCTTTTGGTAACGGGAGCTCAGCCAGGCAGCCAAGGTGTGTGACTTCAGGAGGCCTCACTCACCCTGGCGGTGtgccctggagttgtgcagtgcacagcctgCACCACTGTACCTGGCAACCCCACCTGGGCCTTCTGCTTCCCCTTGGCCAACCGTCTGACCTGGACAAGGCTATCACTATATCTCAGTCTCTCTGTGTACAGGATAAGGATTTAATGTTAGAATACCCATCCTCTCGGTGTTACAGGGACTTGGAGGGTGACATCAACATGAGACACAGGAGTCTCCCTCAAACTCTTCTCAGGTAAATCCGAGGGAGGCTTTTACCCTGCCTCCTGACATTCCAGCTCACGGATaatcctttccattttcttttacatCAGTTGATGAGATCACAAGGTCGGCCAAGCTATATCCTTAAAGATTTCACCGTTGGTTAAGCAACAGTTAGAtaagtataaaaaataatctgttttctCCCTCTGTAATAGCAGCCCGCATTAGAGAACATGTCCAAGTGCTCATTATGGGACACTTAAGTATTAGGTGCGATCCGGGGGAAAGAACCGTCCCTGAGCTGTGCGAGCCCCGTATTATCTTTACAACTCATAATTTACGTTTCTGGGGATGGGTGTGAGCCTTCCAGAGGAAGGACATAAACAGCATTTATACTTGGGAGGCTTTACTGAAACGAAGTTGCTGTTTACACAACTGCAgttgttgtaaatggcacctCATAATCAACAGCTCAGAGCCACTCAGAGCCACGGGATTCAAGCAGAAACAGCGAGGAAAATTGGAGgcgaaagacaaaaaaaaaaaatcagcatttgtATTTAGAGCAGCACTTACTGACTTGAGACAGCCCGCTGGTAAGACAGATTTCAGAGTCTGGCGTTACTGCATTAAAGCAGCAAGCATGACTTTTGGGAAAACAAACATCGCCCAACGCCTGCTTCTCGATTCCTGCTCCCAGATCCACCAGCCACTGGGTCAAAAGAGACGGCCCTTTGGACCACAGAACCAAGCATTCTTAGAGTGAGAACTAAAAGGACCAGCAGGAGAGACGCACAGGGAGGTACTGGGGAGAAGGAACGACGTCCGAGGGCCGGTTTCTGGCTCCGCAGAGCCTCTGCTGCCCCACCCCCGCTCACGCTGCCCCGGAACGAGCTTAACCACACGCCAAACGTCCCCGTGTGGTCAGGATCACCAGGAGAACAAGAAGGGAGCACGGGCAAAGGCCGCAGGTAACAGGAGGCAAGGTTGCAAGTGACTCAGGATACACGGATGGGGGTCCTCAGAGAGATAACCAGGCCCACCACATGACCCAGGACCCCACTCCCAAGCATAGACCCCGAGAACTGAACACAGGGACTCAAAAACTTgttcacaaatgttcatagtagcactagtCACCGTAGCTAAAAGgtgaaacaacccaaaagtccatcaacaaatgaacggGTAAACAGAATGTGGTAAATCCATTCAGTGGAAtagattattattcagccataaaaaggaacgaaatactGGTAtttctacaatgtggatgaacctccaAAACATcgtgccaagtgaaagaagcctgtcACAAAAAGTCACATGTTGTATCATGCAATTTATATGacgtgtccagaataggcaaatacatagacagaaagtagatgagtgaTTTCCAGGGGCTCGGGTGGTGGGGTAATCGGGagggactgctaatgggtacagagaTTCCATTTAGGGTGATGAAAGTATCTCAGATCTATCAATAGATAGAGGTGGttggttgcacaatattgtgaatgcactaaattattcattttacgtggttaattttatgtgaatttcacctcaaaaaaaaaaaaaaaaaagaaaaattggatgGGCATCCACCATTCACAATGCCCCCGGCCACTTTCTACCTGGACATTTGAGAAGCTCCTTCCccatctttatctgtaaaatggggataaactcATCCCACTGCCTTCCTGTCGAGACTCAAGCAAGAACAGGCAAAAAGAGCAGTGAACGTTCTCCGTCAGGGTCGGGAGGTGTGCGTGTGATGACACAGCCAGCCTGACTCGGGGGGGCAGGGACGAAGACCCCAGCAGGTGTGTTTGATCTGGGTTCAGCTCATCCGTTTTTGTTGAGGGAAGACAAAGCACAGCTGGATGGCCGGCAGGTGGGACGAGCGCCGGGCGGGAAAGGAATCGGGAGAATGGAGAGATGTCGAAGGTGTGCGGCTCAGGTCTGCACGTCCACCCCGCGTGTCTgcaagaggggagggaggtgagccCGCTGAGGGGGAGATCTGGGGCTGGTGACGAGAAGGCCCGTGAGGCTCTGTGGGCGTGGGTGGGGAGGAACGAAGAATAAAAAGCAAGACGAGATGAACTGCTCCTTCATATTTCTAAGATGAATTTTTAAGTTTGCACAAAAGAAGAAGACAGCCTGGGAATAAAGGGGCCACATGGCAGTATATGAGGATTGTCTCAATTCTCGAGTTAGAGGGGCACTGGGCACAGGATGGGCGAAGGCCCGAGTCCCTGTACCTCCCCATCCCGGCCGGGGGATCCCTGCCTCCActcacccccagccccgccctgTAGCAGCCCGGCGTGGACACCCAGGGGCCGAGCAAAGCCGGCACAAGATCCGAGAAATGGAGGCACAGGCCAGGCGGCAGGGCCCGCAGGTGGTGCCGTCGACACTGCTCTGCGTGCATCGGCCGCCCTGAGCGGATCCTGCCACGGGGCCAGCAAGGACACACCCGCCATGCCCATCCCTGCCGCCACCTGAGAAAAACCCTGAAGGACCCCGTGTGTGCTCCGGGGGAACCAAAACAACAAGCTTTCTTTGCAAATCTGTGCAGATCTGGGTTCCTGGCTCTCGGCGAATCCGCCCAAAGTCATCACTGGCGGGCCGGCCCTTTTTATTTCCCTCCAGCTTATTTCTTCTCCCTGTGCAGCCCCTCTCCCGGTGTTTCCATTTAGAGGCTCCAGAGCAGCCCGTGGGGATTGTTTGTGAGCACAAAAGCGCTTGGTCCTTACGAAGCGCTCACATTTCTACAGCCTTTTAACCTGCTGCAGACAATTCCTCATGGGGGAGGCGGATGGGGGTTCAGTTTCAAATGCTGGATGCAAGGGAAGGAGGCGTGGGGGGGGGCCTCGAAACCAGACACCAGGAGGGGCAAGTCTTGGGAACAAAATGGATTCACACTCTGTGTCAGAAATGATTAACCAACATTCGTATCAAAGAATTCACAGATGGCTGGCCTTGAGGAATGTCACAAAGAGTCCAAAGACAGCCTTGAACGTGTACTGTGAGGTTCGGACCCGACGGGTGGGCTAGCTGAATGCAGCCCACGGGCTGACAGCCGCACCAAGAAATGTGGGTGAGACACCCCGCTGGTCCTGGCACAGAGGTGATGAGACCCCCCTCCGAAGCAGGCGTGGTGTCTCTCTGAAGCTAAGAGATAAGAGGAAAAGACATCCAGACACACACGCTTCCAGGATCCAAACCAAATTCCCAAGGAGCCTTCCACAAGGACTGTGCTGGAACTCAAACAGCAGATCAAGGTACTGCGTCCCCAGGGGGCCCAGGAGGGGCCCGGGAGGGGCGTTCCCACTTGAGGGCAGGTCACAGAATGTTCTAGTGGAGACTCAGATCCTCAGCTTCCCCGCCTGTAACATTCAGGTGTGAatcccctcctgctccccaggcAGGCCGCGGCCTCTCTCAGACCCCTGCTTCCGGACCCCCCGCTCGCTGATCAGGCCTCCACACAGGTGCTTTGGACGCCACGATGCAACAGATGTAAGTCCACATCTCTTATGGGAAGGGATTCACCCCCCACGCCACCCAGGCAAGGAGCAGAGAAGGAATGTAGGAAAGACAGATTAAGGGACGTGGCAGATTTTTCCTGACACTCCAACCAACTGCCAACCCCTCGCCCCTTCTGATTGTTCCGGGGGCACTTACATCTCAACTTGCCCCACTCCCCCCCAGTGAAGTGTCTGCAGCGAGGATCTCGCCTGCCCACTCACACGGCATCCCAGGCCCCGAGACAGCACATCACGGCACAAGGAACGGGCACCACCCACCACATCGGATTTACCTGCACCCCGATCTGCCACGCTGCAAAGGCTACACTGACCAGTCCGGCTCCTCCAGGGCAGTGGAACTGCCAGACAGCTTTGGAACTCGGCACAGGACTTGAAGTCTCCATATG from Balaenoptera ricei isolate mBalRic1 chromosome 10, mBalRic1.hap2, whole genome shotgun sequence carries:
- the LOC132372806 gene encoding uncharacterized protein LOC132372806: MSKVCGSGLHVHPACLQEGRELNAAHGLTAAPRNVGETPRWSWHRGDETPLRSRRGVSLKLRDKRKRHPDTHASRIQTKFPRSLPQGLCWNSNSRSRQAAASLRPLLPDPPLADQASTQVLWTPRCNRLKCLQRGSRLPTHTASQAPRQHITAQGTGTTHHIGFTCTPICHAAKATLTSPAPPGQWNCQTALELGTGLEVSIWTKWLVQREPDCPSVWSRGKPPRAGKWFIPLPAFSMGGWGLFSSIKKSFQGFPGGSVVKNLPANAGDMGSSPGPGRSHMPRSN